Proteins found in one Pseudomonas marvdashtae genomic segment:
- the nosP gene encoding nitric oxide-sensing protein NosP, whose translation MQQAQSEGVVSAMSQAKDVEQVAQELARQLLHPYLGFVLFFCSAEYDLPALGAALSQSFGGIRLVGCTSAGEITPQGYGRNCVTAVGFDHRHFSIAAELIGEMEHFSLIDAQQMVERLAGGCRSNALAPIKGHSFALTLLDGLSSREEMVLAALSAALGDIPHFGGSAGDDNYLTHTHVYFEGQFHSGAAVVVLINTWLEFEVFTTHHILPRQEKLVVTGADSASRRVYELNAEPAAEEYARHIGVPVSALDYRVFAAHPLAVRINDQYYVRAIQQVHPDLSLSFYCAVENGIVLTAMTPGPLLHNLENLFDGLQARLGDVLLTIGCDCFLRRLELENRGGLEEIGQFLRDHRVMGFNTYGEQFNGMHINQTFTGVAIARHRVPGHR comes from the coding sequence ATGCAGCAGGCCCAGAGCGAAGGCGTGGTCAGCGCCATGTCCCAGGCGAAGGACGTCGAGCAGGTGGCCCAGGAACTGGCCCGGCAGCTGCTGCACCCGTACCTGGGTTTCGTGCTGTTTTTCTGTTCCGCCGAATACGACTTGCCGGCCTTGGGCGCTGCGCTGTCCCAGAGCTTTGGTGGGATCCGCCTTGTGGGCTGCACCAGCGCCGGGGAAATCACGCCCCAGGGTTACGGCCGCAACTGCGTAACGGCGGTGGGTTTCGATCATCGGCATTTTTCCATTGCCGCCGAACTGATCGGCGAGATGGAGCATTTCAGCCTGATCGATGCCCAACAGATGGTCGAGCGTTTGGCGGGCGGCTGCCGCAGCAATGCCCTGGCGCCGATCAAGGGCCATAGCTTTGCGCTGACCTTGCTCGACGGCCTGTCCAGCCGCGAGGAAATGGTGCTGGCCGCACTGAGTGCGGCCTTGGGCGATATTCCGCATTTCGGCGGTTCTGCCGGCGACGATAATTACCTGACCCACACTCACGTCTACTTCGAGGGCCAGTTCCACAGCGGCGCGGCCGTGGTGGTGCTGATCAACACCTGGCTGGAGTTCGAGGTGTTCACCACCCATCACATCCTGCCCCGGCAAGAGAAACTGGTGGTGACCGGTGCCGACAGTGCGTCGCGGCGAGTCTACGAGCTCAATGCCGAACCCGCCGCCGAGGAATATGCCCGGCATATCGGCGTGCCGGTGAGCGCGCTGGACTACCGGGTCTTCGCCGCTCATCCCTTGGCCGTGCGCATCAACGACCAATACTACGTGCGCGCCATCCAGCAGGTGCACCCGGACCTGAGCCTGAGTTTTTATTGCGCGGTGGAGAACGGCATCGTACTGACCGCCATGACTCCCGGGCCGTTGCTGCACAACCTGGAAAATCTCTTCGACGGCTTGCAGGCGCGCCTCGGCGACGTGCTGCTGACCATCGGCTGCGACTGTTTCCTCAGGCGCCTGGAGCTGGAAAATCGCGGCGGGTTGGAAGAGATCGGCCAGTTCCTGCGGGACCATCGGGTGATGGGCTTCAACACCTACGGAGAACAGTTCAATGGCATGCACATCAACCAGACCTTTACCGGAGTTGCCATTGCACGCCATCGCGTCCCCGGCCATCGCTGA